A single region of the Lysinibacillus sp. B2A1 genome encodes:
- a CDS encoding amino acid permease, translating into MKSRHLLMLSLGGVIGTGLFLNVGYTINQAGPGGALIGYLFGGLILYMVMNCLGELAVYMPVTGSFQTYATRFISPSAGFSLGWMYFVGSAATAGVEFTAAGILMQHWFPNVPIWIWCAVFMVLLFVLNALTTKGFAEAEFWFASIKVIAVIAFIIIGGAAIFGLIPLADRPTPHFSNLAPSGLFPAGISIIFVTMMNVIFSYQGSELVGIAAGETESPEKNIPRAIRTILFRIIVFYIASIIVLSAIFPSSELGLLESPFVTLMNLAGVPYAAGIMNFVILTAILSVGNSCLYASTRLLWSMSKEGMAPKLFGRLTKNKVPLNALIFTMLFSFLSLLTSVMEADAVFVLLMSIAGISVTISWMGICASQLMFRYRYVKAGGNVADLKFKTPFYPLIPVFCISFCVIILAFLAFDPTQRIGLLYGIGFFIACMIFYKVKLSKTNTVSSELEITEQESLDRQ; encoded by the coding sequence ATGAAAAGCCGTCATTTATTGATGCTATCACTTGGCGGCGTTATTGGGACAGGCTTATTCTTAAATGTTGGCTATACAATCAATCAGGCAGGTCCCGGGGGAGCTTTAATTGGGTATTTGTTTGGTGGTTTAATATTATATATGGTTATGAATTGTCTTGGAGAACTTGCTGTTTATATGCCTGTAACAGGATCTTTCCAAACCTATGCAACACGTTTTATCAGCCCATCAGCTGGTTTCTCATTAGGATGGATGTACTTTGTTGGATCGGCAGCAACAGCAGGGGTCGAATTTACAGCTGCGGGAATTTTGATGCAGCATTGGTTTCCGAATGTGCCAATTTGGATCTGGTGTGCAGTGTTTATGGTTCTTCTATTTGTCTTAAATGCATTAACAACAAAGGGTTTTGCAGAAGCAGAATTCTGGTTTGCGAGTATTAAAGTCATTGCGGTCATAGCATTTATTATTATTGGGGGTGCTGCGATTTTTGGTTTGATTCCATTAGCGGATCGCCCTACACCACATTTTTCGAATTTAGCACCTTCTGGGTTATTCCCAGCAGGAATAAGTATTATCTTTGTCACGATGATGAATGTTATCTTTTCTTATCAGGGATCTGAGCTTGTTGGTATTGCTGCTGGGGAAACGGAAAGTCCAGAAAAAAATATACCACGAGCAATACGGACGATTCTTTTTAGAATCATTGTTTTCTATATTGCTTCTATTATTGTATTGTCTGCGATATTCCCATCTTCTGAGCTGGGCTTATTAGAAAGTCCATTTGTCACGTTAATGAATTTAGCTGGTGTTCCATATGCTGCCGGTATTATGAATTTTGTTATTTTAACGGCTATTTTATCAGTAGGAAATTCATGCTTATATGCATCAACACGCTTGCTATGGTCGATGTCTAAAGAGGGAATGGCTCCAAAATTATTTGGACGTCTCACTAAAAATAAAGTGCCCTTGAATGCATTGATCTTTACGATGCTTTTCTCATTTCTCTCGCTCTTAACAAGTGTAATGGAAGCAGATGCAGTATTTGTTTTACTCATGTCTATTGCAGGAATATCCGTTACGATTTCCTGGATGGGAATATGTGCTTCTCAATTGATGTTCCGCTATCGTTATGTAAAGGCTGGAGGGAATGTAGCAGATTTAAAATTTAAAACGCCATTTTATCCATTAATCCCAGTGTTTTGTATAAGCTTTTGCGTTATAATCCTTGCCTTTTTAGCATTCGATCCAACGCAAAGAATTGGTTTACTCTATGGTATTGGATTCTTTATCGCATGCATGATTTTCTACAAGGTTAAATTGAGTAAAACAAATACGGTTTCTTCTGAGCTGGAAATAACAGAACAAGAATCACTAGATAGACAATGA